DNA from Macadamia integrifolia cultivar HAES 741 chromosome 12, SCU_Mint_v3, whole genome shotgun sequence:
CTCAATTGTAGTActaatatttttatcaaaataaaataaaaattgcagtACTAATATTTATGGGCTCGTAGAATCTTATTAATATACTACAAGAAGGTTTTCTCTGTTTGAACATAAAATGATTGGAAGTAAAATAAAGATACGGGAAAATATTTTCATCTTCCTAATTGATTTCAAATTATTTGGGCCTAAAATAATTGGCCTTACTTGAAACTTATGTTCCATTTTGTAATTTCCCTCTTTGTATGTTTAAGCAAACTAGGAACCATCAAAAGGTAGAGGGGGTAAATAATAAGAATATCGTAAAAAATAGGTAATTAATATTCTTATTAtcattttagagagagagggatctATACGTTGCCCACTAATATTGAAATCTTATATGCCAAGCAAATAGCAAGGAATGAAACGACATATCTAGTGAGGAGAAAGAAGGGAACCTACAAATttaatgagaggggggagatgAGGAGAGGGTGGACCGCAACGCAATAGTAAGATTGCTTCATGGCGATCTAGTGGCCATTGGTTCATTATGACCCTACTCACATGGTCACACCTTGCAATGATGGGAGCCTTGTACATTGGGTAGCCTCTTgttcaaggagagagagaggagagagactcTAATAGAGGAAGTACACATTTACAtaatttactttcttttctataataaaaaattaaaggaattTTCAATTGACATGATGCATGTCAAGTTTGAAGTGTTGTTAAATAGTCATTAAAAAGCATACATTTGTTATGAACAATGAAATGAAAATCACCATGCATTTTGGCATGATGTTTGGCTATAATAACTCATTGGTCTAAGTATTCATCATAAACCTTCATTTTTACTTCTCTCAACCTGGATGCATGTTGTTAGAACATAACATGAATTATGATTATGAAACTTCAAAAGACAACGCTAAGATATTGTAGGAAACTAACCACCAGAATTTATTTGGTAAGTGCATATTTGTcgcaaaattttaaaattacttgtcTTCCACTTAAAAttatagaaatattttttttcttcgatATTATTAAGTTTGGTATGCACAATGCAATATATTACATTTCAATTATTAGGAATATGTATAAGATAgaatataattttaatttaattttctacaGCTCTAAAGAACTGAAATTGCATTGGAATCCACgaattataaaatagaaaatagaaacatgAAGCTTTATGTAGTCCATGGCCAAATAGATTTAGGTTAAAACTTAACTTGAATTTGATGATAAAAGACGTTACATTTTGGTCACAAGTTGATCTATTATCTCTTGTAAGTTCAAGAATGTTTGTTATTCTCGGTGCGTTCATAGTTTGACTTTGTAAGGCTTTCttaaattcaaatttcacaaggaaaaaaaatattgatcatACATTTGTGTCACATGCTACCCATTTGGATTTGAGGTGAGTTTCTTTAATTCAATAATCACATAGCTATTTCTTTCCCAAAacacagaattttttttttaccaacgGGTGTTGAAGGTATCTCTACACCAATATTGAATTTTGACACTAAATTTTGGTGATGTGACACCCTTCCTGTTGCCGGTTAAAAGATTAGATGAGAGAGATGAGATATGACAAAATGTGTGGGGATGGGAGTCCGTTGAAGGCAAGCAGGGAATTGAGAGATGTGAGCGATAAAAAAACACTTGACTGATTTTTTGCATTTGAAGAAACTAGACTATCGATACTGACGAATTAACCTATTTGGTTTTCTGCCACCAGAACACAAAATCTTGGAGAAGGAGATGATGATTCATTGTATGTTTGATATACCAAAGACTCATAAGAGGAACTCAGAAAATAAGAGATGAAACCATATGCAACATCCGTGAAAGTACATTCCAATGGCTAAAGTTAGAAAGAAAAGCAAGAAAGCAGGATGCTTGAAGCATCACCTGAAAATGACTTTACTCATTCTTGAACAAGGAGCCAAAGTTTGAAAaatattcagcaatgttgttcCTCCGATGGATGCAGCTATTTATAATTAATGACctctattttaatattttctcaATAATTACCAAGCCAGAGAGAAAAGCAAGAAAGTGAAAGCACTTCAGAACCATCTAACTTCTGTTTGATGACCTCACtgtggaaaaataaagaaaattttctccCAAGACTTAACTTCacaatattattttttgttgataaatcGCTACCTTGTACAAAAGTTGTCCTGCATATTGATGCAATCATAATAATATGCTTTTAATTCTTGGGAGTACATAGAATCTTGTGATGATCAACATGGAGCATCCACTAAATAGGATAGAAAGGCAATATAGAAAGGCAATTAAGGAAGCATCAAGCCTTTGATGCTTCCTTAATTGACTTAAAATAGAGAAAGCCCTTCACAAAATCAGCCAGTGGGCTCAGAACAAGGATTGGTGCATGCATTGCTGTAttgtgaaatgaaacagttcaCTCTACTTTTGACATCCCATAAGTAATGGAtgtaaaaatttatattcaattagtgttaatattttttaagaGAAATTCATATTCGAAAACTAATTGAATCCGTTCAAAAGCTAATAAAAAGTAGAtacatatatttcaattttagatGGATATTATCCAGTCCTTTTaggtaaaattaaaaaataatagttAGATAATACTTTTAATACTACAATACCCTTATCAATTCATGTTATATTACAAATAATTAAACAAGaagttaaatagaaaaaaaaaaaaaaaaaaaacaaaacaaaagatttgtgAGAACATCTATGTCTATTCAGATGACACAATTCAACATCTACCCCTACTAGGGTGGTAGATTCAGCCCTCCACTTTTTTGTCTTCTTCCAACTTTTAGTTATTTGACTTAGAGAGTGAGACTGCAACACCACTCCCCCGAGATTCACAACTCTACTTTTCAGTCTGTGCTAGTATAATAGTGGAAAATCTGTATTTGATTTATATTCACAAGGGGTGTACAATGACCATTGTGCCATTTGTGCCCCTCATCGCACCCtgtcctaaaaaaaataatttctggGCACAGGGCCATTCTCAGACATAAAACACTTTCCCTAGTTAAAAAAGGAGTGACTGTTCCCTATTCGGGAGCAGAGGGTGCACTAGCACATCCCGATCTCTATCCCTCTCCTCCGGGATAAAAAAGGGTCATTTCATATTGGgagaagagagacagagagcaGGGGTTGCTAGTGCACCCTCCATTCCCGGACAAATAACTTTCTTCCTTTTAAAAAGGTTGGGCTGATAGCATGAAGTGGCAGGTTCTAGTCGGAGGGCAGACGCTTCATGCAAAAATTGACAGGTTTAGGACCGATTCCAATCCACTCTTCCCGGGACCCCATGAAATGAAAGTTAGACTTGGTATATGCCCCTATCTTAAATGGTCAATCGATATACTTCACTTAGGCTACCCCAAAAATTAACACATATATTGGATGAAAAGTTTTCGATCATTGCTAATTTAAGGATTGGAAATCTATTCATTAAGTGTAGCAAATACAATACAGTGGTTCCTACTCCGTAAAATCTTAGGGAATGGCAATCTATTTCTTAGGTATACACTACAGATACAAATTTCTACATGTAAGCTACAAGTCCAGAAGGCAATGTATATATCTCAGAACCTGGAAAAACCTGGTACTCAACTACTCATACATTTTACAATCAATTCAGAGCTCAGAATGCAAATCCACTTCATCAGGGGCAGAGCTCTTAGGATTTGGTGTTCTTGAAGTTGCCTGCCTATCAGAAAGCCTGGATAGAATGAGACGGGCAACATTTTCCGCAGCGACAGCACCAGTCTCTATGGTGCTTGCTGCATTGTCGAAGGCATTAATATAGTACAAATGCAGATCATCCAAGACAAATGGTGCAAACACTTCTGGAGCCTTGAAATGAGGATATGCACCCCAGTCTATCCAGATTGTTTCCTTTCTAACACTGCCAGTGGAAAGCATGAACAGCAGTTAGCACCTAAGAAATTTGTGAGGTTGTCTATATTATGAGCAAGGCTGTAAAGCATTCAGCCAAGATCAAATGCTTCCAGTATACTGACAATGGTGGGAAACATTACCTGAATATTTGGTCAAGTAATGCATCTATCAATGGCTTACGTGAGAATATCTTGTGTGCCATGTCCTGCTCGCTGTATTTTTTGAGGATAGAAATGCTGGAGAAAGGGAGATCAGGATCCTCAATAGTGCCCACAAGTTCTGGAATTTCTGACACATAAAGTAGGCCAAAGTATGCCTTGACATACAAATGTATCAAAAAGCAAGAATAAAAGATGTGAAAGAAAATACAAGTACAGGATATCCAAAAAGGTACTTAAATGAATGACAGCAAGAAGACTCACAGGGTTTAAGAGGCCCCTCACAAAGGTGGTATGCGTGTGCTGTAACTTCCTCTTAGGAATCGAAATAGGAGGCTGAAACTGAATATTCAACTCATCCAATGGCGTAGCAACTATTGTGATTTCACAAGCATAACTATTTCCTTTAGTGGAGTTAAGCTCATAATAGTCCCCCAGATGGGTAATAGATTCTATCTCTTCATTGAGGTGCAATGTAACATCTGAACTATTTATGAGCCCAGCAGCAATTTTCCAGTTTCCTCCTTCAACCGACCATAACCCTGCATCAGAGCCAGCCATGGAAACTGCCCCAGCAAGTCCACTGATGGCTAAACTTTGACCATAATTAATTCTTGTAATCACCTACAAATAAAAGCACACATGCAAAGTATGGGATTATTAGAATATGACATAAACTAGGATGTGTAGACGGCTAATCAAGGAGCTTCATCAACAACATATGGGAAATCTTCATACAGAAAACAGTCAAAATAGTCAAGGTTCCAGATCTGTTTTTCTGATAAGTTAGCTCCAAAGATATTCAAGGTCCTCATGTTTCAAAGGCAGAACCTTTAACTTTGATTGAATATAAACAGAAACTATATAGCCAGGTTCTGTTTGAAGCTTTGATTTTGAAAGTTGAGGTTCACTGATTAATATCTCATGTAGATTTGACTTTGACTGGAGGTTAGTCAAGTTATAGAGTTCAAATATGACGGGGTAAAAGAAACCTCTTAAGAGTTCAGAACTTAGGTGGAGTTTGTGGAGTTTTCTTATTACATCCAATTGGCTGTGGTGCAGTTTGATCAGGAAGATAAAGCAGGTAATCTCCCTGATGTAGACAGTTGATCTGCCTTGACATAATTTAAGTATTTTTCTCCATTAGTTTGGATTTCAAGTCCAAACACCGGTTTAGAGGAAAACCAATTCAAATAAGTTCTATGACACAAGAGACTGGGGCAGTTAAGATTCCCCATTAGAGATGACTGGCTCCCTGTGAAGTTCATACAGAATTTCAACCCCAATATTATGGGTAATAATATTGATTCAAAGATGCATGCCAATGGTGTCACCTATATCAGGAGTACAGTTACTAACTTAATGGGCATATCACCAAAGCTGTATATTAGTGATGTTGCAAGTTAGCCCCATAGAAGCCACATCAATGCAGCCTGATTTGGTTCCTGCTCCCCACAGACAATTCTTTTATTTCATAAAGATGCTAAACTGGTTTTGTTAGCTCCTCACTCAAGAGATCAACGTCCACTCTCAATAGGTTCATGCCCAACAAAGAGACCTTGATTGATCTTTCAACCACATCCCTTGACCAAGTGATGAGATATGCTTAGGACCAATATCTGGTTCCTGGATTAATTCTGTGGGGATAAGATTTATAGTGAGAGTGAGGTGCTAACAATTTGGCAAATAGCCACTTGCGTCAAGTGTCTAGTAATCTTCAGTAAATATGCTTGAGGCTACATTTAGGGCCAGCTTACAAGAGGCCTCAGTATTTACCTGCCAGGGAGGAGTAAGATGATCCTTAAAAGCAAATTTTGGTAGCTTAAGAtctttgatcttcttctcttttggtgATTATGGGCTttgcagaaaaaataaaaatgaaaatattaggAAATTTGAGCATGATTTCCTCAAGCTTCATAGTATCATCTGGTCAGATGGGATATGTCTAGTTGTCCCAAAATAAGTAGCAGCATGGCAAATTAGGCCAATCATCCTATAGATAAGGCATTGGTAACTGACTATGGTATTACCATGAAAGAAGGGTGATCATAAAATTTCTTCCCTGTTTTGAGATGAAAGGGTTACATTCCATGAATGTAATGCCCAAACCGATGTATTTAACTTAGTGCATCTTGGACCTCCCACAGCCACAGTTTTTGGAGCAGCCCCTGTAAAGCATGTTCAGAACATAGCCCAAAGCTCAGATCTGACACAGTATCAGCCAAACATGCACTTATCCTGTGATAAGGACctcaaattattttcattcaagatGTGTTAGCCTGCACAAAGAGACCTAGTTCAGGGAGGTAAGCAAGGTCTTGCTTAGGAAAGCTAATCTAAGATCACTGGAACACACAAGACACCATCCCTTCCAGAACAATGTTCCATGATTATAGGGAAAGAGCAATTTATGctacatttaaaaaataaaagaaaaatgaacaatagaatttcttctcttcttaatGGAGACTGCAGTTTCATAATGCCATGGGGTAAGTCAATTCCCAAATTCTGAATAATTGTGCCCACAATTTGGTTGAAATCATGTCTAGTGGAAAGGACTTGGTAAAGAACATCTGGAAGCTCATCTAACATTGCTTTCTTCCCTCAGTTGTTGATCCCCTTGGCATAAATAACCCGATGTCCAAACTCCAAACTGGTTCCCTATACTCTCTTTTCAGATCTAATATGTTCAAAATTACTGTCTGAACATAGAAGGGTTTGTAAGTTTTATCGCACAATAGTTCGTGCAACTACGAATATCTAATTTGTTTTTATGGATATGCCCTGTGATTTTATTCTTTCATTCATAGGCATTTTTTCAGCACTAACAAATCAGTTACATAATTGGCAAGAATAATCAGCCATCTCTCGTGCATTACAAACCTTACTTGGGATATCAATCAGGTCGTAAAGCTTTTCCCTGTCCCCATCTTTATCAAAGACTCTTCAACTTAAACAGCCTAATCTTAATGACTATGATCTGCAGTCTCTTCTCAAGACCTTTTAAGGTGCAAAACACATTCATGAATGGCTATACCTTGACGTTGACTGAATAGGAAAATAATTTGGGCTTCCACATTTTGGTGCAACTAAATTTGAAGTGAAAATATTAGGTACCTAGGTTTAATCATAATAAAGAAGGataaatagaggatgatgttgcacaaAGAATTAGAATAGAGTGGATGTCGAGGGGTGCATCCAGAGTGCGATGTATTGCTTTAAACTCATGTATGGATTTGAATGTTGGGCAGCGAAGAAACAACAAATACACACACTTAGTTTAGCTGAaataaggatgttgagatggatgagtgataaaattagaaaaaataaaataaggactGAACAAAGTAGAGCTAATTTAGGGGcagctccgatacatgataagtcgCAAGAAAGTCAATTAAGATGGCATGGACATGTGTAACGGAGGCCTATGGATGCTCTAGCATGGAGGGGTGATAAGAGCCAAAGGTGGGCCTAAATGACTATAGCAgaaatggtgaggaaagacatgcatagtttagaacttgtaacaagtatggctttgaatagagctgacttgggaaaaaaaaaggatccatatagccaaccccatttagttgggataaggctgagttgagttgttgTAGTTATTGTTTTCCTCTACTTTATCTTTATTAAACTTTcttaaaaatgaaacaaacaaGAACAGAGAGAAGAAGCTTCATCAAATAGACATCATCAAAATATAGCGTccttttctccatcatcaatcATCACTACTTCAATTTTCCTTTGCTTGAAATAACTAGGTGGAAGCATTTCCCCTTAAAGTAATTACCCTGTTTCAAATGTTTGCTTATATTGCTTGCAGTCAGTTTTCATTTTAGGATTCAGATGAAAAATTTAGTATGCATTCACTTCCTGCAACTAACGTCATAACTCGCTCATTAAGTAACtaacaaagggaaaaaagaaagccaCCACCAATAAAATTTCCTTTGATTCAAGCTTTAGATTATGtgatcccaaaaataaaaataaaaaatacagaaTCCAAGACGAAAAGCCTACGGCTCCAACACATAATCCACTACCTAACCTCATATTGTTTAAAATGAGAGAGAAGTTATAACCTcctgaagaagagaaaaaccaaaattgatgAAAACACTCTAGATATTTGAACCGCTAAGAGAGGTCAAACAACATGCACAACTCATTCTTGACATTGTTCCTACACATGTACTCAAAGCACCAGAGACAATAAAATACTATTGGAAGCAACAAATTAATCATAAACAGAAtgggaagaaattgaagaaacatACAGTGATAAGTTCAGACATGAGTCGTGGAGAGAGGCCGACATCAACTAACTCCTCTTGCAACGTCCGACGAGTGAGCCCATACAGACCCGACCATTTGAGCATCTCGTCCACGCTTTCAAAAACAGGTCGAGAAGCCAAATCCGTGTAGTACTTTAAGAAAGAACCCACAGTATTCTGcaataacagagagagagagagaaaaaaaaaatattccagtAAACATGAAGAGACACACACAAAAACATATaccagagaaagagagggggatCTCACATCAACAAAACTCTGCATTTTGTACAGTGAAAATCCGTATCTGAAGAAGATGAGGAGTGAATTGACGATGGATACAATCTTGTTGTACAAAGGGGACTTGGGATTGGAAATAATGGTCTTAAAGACGAACTGGGTACCATCCCAAATGCCCAAAGAGGACTCTGATGAATCAGAAGAGGGCTCCTTGATGCGCAGATTAAGAGATTTGGTAAAATTCAAAGCGTGGTAGTTCTTGGGATGAATAATAGATGCTCCAGCCTCGAAAGTGTCTCCACCAATAGAAACTGTAGCCATCCTTCCTCCGACGATTCGGTTGCGTTCAAAGATTCGAATACCATTGATAGTAGGGAGCAAAGGATCACCGGTTGAATAGCGGCGGAGGAAATGGGCGACGGATGAGCCGGCGATGCCGCTTCCGATAATGCAAACACTAGAGGAGGGAGATGGTTCAAGCGAAGCTATGGCTTGAGTAGATTTAGTACATAACACGAAGagtaaacagaaaataagagcTGACACCATACTTTCACTggaactctctccctctctctctctctctctctctctctctctttcttttctgttcttcttttCCATGTTCTACTGCCGCTAATAGCAGATGAAAACGGTTTCGTTTGGTTGACTTGATCCAGGTGGATAAAGTCCGGGGAGGGgttgggatcctctccaacccctATCCTCCAACTATCCATCAAAGGCTGGAAAAGCTTGGACAGACATCATCAGGTGTTGACAGGTATTAGGACATGTGACCTAACCCTTGCAGTCCTTGGATGGTCATTGGAGGGaacatgggggggggggggtgtagtTGTTGGAGAGGAGCCTAATCCGGGAGAGGAGCCCATAGTTCCAAAATATGGTCTTAGTTTCCTTTCACGCATTTTATCACCATGGatcaatcttttctttttgataagCACCGTGAGTCAATCGTTGCGGTGAGATGTGTACACAAATTTTCAGACGTTCAACCAAAAAGGCGTCTATGGAATCTATTTCGGTCTCATGTCACTAATATTGGGAGGAATTAATCTGGATTGATATGATCTTGAATTCCTTTTTCTTGTAAATCAACTGTAAGGTTGAGTTCTTCTAAGTCTATATCAATGGCATGAATGGTATTAGAGCAATCGATTCTCAGCCCTTATTTAGCCACATTATGTAAAACAATACATTAAAaactttttttggggaaaaggaCAGACATGCTAGTAGGATACCCAGGTATCAGGTATGCTAGCAAGCCTTAACTGTTGGATTAGAAGGGTCAAATCTATATCGTAGGGTACTTATTGTCTTACCTATTATACCCAGCCTTGATGCTCTACCgtcactctttttctccttcactATCTCCGTCACCGTCTCTGTCACCGTCATCGGTGAGATCGATGGTCGGAGCGctcattcttcttcccctctttctctcccctcttccctCATGGAGCTGCAACTGATctattgcagaaaaaaaaaaaaatttcttcactgAGGAAAATGGTTGCCGGCCGGagaagggttagggttagggatcAGCGACGATGGAGATATAGGTTTCATTGTCACGattagagaagaaaggaagggaacacatgaaaaggggaaacaaaacaaacaagatCAAAACCTCTTGTTCATGTCGACGTCGGCTTTCTTGCAGACGATGTTGGCAAATCGCCTCTCAATACCTTTGATGGAGGTCTTGGCGAACATGATCTTCTGCTTGCTGTCGACATTGGTGTTTAGAACACGAAGAATGTGTTGGAAATTTTCGTTTGCAATCAAAGACTGAGATACATAACAGAAGAGACCAGATCCAATTATGATATCGACTGTTTTAATCATATAAAAATACAAACAAATACATGTTCCTGAAAGAAGCAAAGAGATGAACAAACAAAAATACTGAATTTGAGTGACAGATTGAAGAacagttgaatttttttttttcagttttcttATTTCGTTTTCAATTGGATTCTACTTTCTACAACATTAATGTTGTTTCCAAGTTCACTTCTTTAGGATtacttaatttatttatttctaggAAGGGAAGACTACGTTTTACTTCTTTGTTAGATTTAATCATTCAAACTACGACTTGGGTTGGATTAGCAAGAAATTGTAACTCGAAGATGGGTGACTTAAGTCCAAAGATAAACCTTGTAGAAACTCATCATGAAAATTAAGAACCCTAAataaaacttcaagaaaacaTAACTGTCgagtaatttcaaaatttcaaatgggGTTGTACTAACTTCCATTTTTTGCAGACTTAGAGTCATTTATCGGCGTAAATTATGGCCAAGTCGCCGACAATCTGCCTCCACTGTCTCCTACGACGAAGCTGCTCTAGTCGACCTCGATCAGTAAGGTCAGAATGCATGGTGCCGATTTGGCGATCATAAGAGAAGCAAACACCGGCATTAGGATCATGGTTGGCACATCGAAGGGCAACCGACAGAGATGGAGATagtaagggagaagaagagtgatGGTAGAGCGGCGGGGTCGGGTAGATTAGGTAAGACAATAAGTACCCAACGGTGTAGATTTAACCCTTCTAATCCAATTGTCAAAGCTTGCTAGCATATCTGATACCTGGCTATCTTGCTAGCATGCCTATCcctttcccaattttttttttataaccaaacgcattaaaaattttaaactgTAAAATTGTACAACCTACAAAGAGGGTGTATGGcagttatccaaaaaaaaaaaaaggtgtttggACATATATGAAAATGGGAGGGTCAATAATCAGATTTTAgtgtaaaatttaaaattgtgGCCAATCCAAAAGTAAAAATGCATATCA
Protein-coding regions in this window:
- the LOC122056992 gene encoding farnesylcysteine lyase-like, yielding MEKKNRKEREREREREREGESSSESMVSALIFCLLFVLCTKSTQAIASLEPSPSSSVCIIGSGIAGSSVAHFLRRYSTGDPLLPTINGIRIFERNRIVGGRMATVSIGGDTFEAGASIIHPKNYHALNFTKSLNLRIKEPSSDSSESSLGIWDGTQFVFKTIISNPKSPLYNKIVSIVNSLLIFFRYGFSLYKMQSFVDNTVGSFLKYYTDLASRPVFESVDEMLKWSGLYGLTRRTLQEELVDVGLSPRLMSELITVITRINYGQSLAISGLAGAVSMAGSDAGLWSVEGGNWKIAAGLINSSDVTLHLNEEIESITHLGDYYELNSTKGNSYACEITIVATPLDELNIQFQPPISIPKRKLQHTHTTFVRGLLNPAYFGLLYVSEIPELVGTIEDPDLPFSSISILKKYSEQDMAHKIFSRKPLIDALLDQIFSVRKETIWIDWGAYPHFKAPEVFAPFVLDDLHLYYINAFDNAASTIETGAVAAENVARLILSRLSDRQATSRTPNPKSSAPDEVDLHSEL